TCGGTGTTCATTCTTCTCCTCCTGAGCTTTGACCTTGTCCATCTTCTGCTTGTCCATCTGGCTGTCTATGTTTTCTAAGTTCGCCGCGCTGATGCCAGTAGCCCAACCCAAACTTGCCCTGTTCTTGGATATTCAGTGATGACGGGTAGCCTCCCACGGACACAATCTGGTCAACCAATTCCTCCAGGGCTACCGTAAGGTGCTTACCAGCCTTCGGCATATGGGCGGTAGTTGCCAAGGCTACTAGACGCGGGAAAGCGTTAGAGGGCGAAACCATTGCTGCTCCAAAACTTCTCTGAGTAATCGGGGTTTTAAGTCGGTTGCCGTGCTGCCTGAAGGTATATACCTGCTGTGCCTCTTCTAAGAGGGCAAGCAGTCGTCCGCATAAATAAGCGCTGTTCGTTTCCAGATTTTCCAGTCCAACCATATATGTTTTTCCTCCCGGCAAGTCCCTGATTTGATAATGGAAGAGTGCCAGTTTCATTGCTGAGGCCAATGAATGAAGATGAGTACGCCGGAGAAATTCCTTACGAGGTTCAGACTCCTCTCCACTCACTAAGAGCGTGCGGAAGCGTTGTACGGCCAGCACCAGCATTTCCTGCGGCGGTAGTGCACCCTCATAAGCGGTGCGAATCAGGTGACGGGTCAGGTTGGCGTTCTTGCTGTCCAGCGCCTCCATCAAGGCGTTGATGGACTGTGGCTCTCCTGGCTTTCCCCAAGCGTCATTGATTCTGGTGGCGTTCAGATACAGCCGGGCATGTGGAATGACTTTATCTAAGTCCTTGTACAGCCACTCGCGCAGCGCGGTACGCCCCACATTTGGGCTGAACACCGCCAGGGCAAATTTAGCCCCGTCAATGTTGGTGAAGTGGTCAGCTGCCCGGCGCTGAATGTTCAAAAAGTTGGCGAGCTGCGAGAGTCGCGCCTGTGGCTTTGGCGCGTCGGCCACAGCTTTTCTCCCCTTCTTGGCCTTGGGCTTTTCTTCCCCTTCTGCGCTCAAGTCGTCGTCATCGCTGGTGGCCACTGGTTTCAGAAGGTCACCGAAGGCGCTGGCAAAGTCAAACTCGGCTTCGGGCAGGGTCGCGCCTCCCTTCTCAATCCAGAACAGGGCAACCTGGTTAGTTAGGCTCTCAGGCTGGTCTTCATCTTTTACAAGGACTCGCCTTGATTTCTTATCTTGCGCCAAGGTGTTCAAAACTTGTGTGGCTACATCGGCGCATTCAAAACACAAGTTAATATGAGCAACTCTTACATCTTCACCTTTGACCCTCTTTTTGAATTCTCCCCTTCCACTCAAGAATGCTGTTTGGTTATATGAATGAATCGGACGTGGGGATTTGACTATTCTTACCCCGACGGGGATACGCCCAATCAGCGGCTTATTCTGCCCGCATACCGCGCATTCGCCCATCACAATGTTCTTTTCACTGTCCCGGACGGCGACGCGTTCCTGGGCTTCCGTGACCCAGAAAGCTTTAGCCTCCGGCAGTTTAAAGAGGCGTTGCCCGGCCAGCGGACCATACGTCAGTTCAAACGCCACCCAGTCCTTGGCCATCACTTCTTTAAATCTCGTATCTGACTCTAGCCATCTTTCTTTAATAGCTTTCTTGACCTGCAAAATGGCTGTGCGAAGTTCTGAACCTATTTCCGGTGCATCTGCCATCTTGTCTAACAGCTGCAAGAAGTTTGGATGCTTCTCGGTCAGAACTTTTGTTGCCTTACCACCTTTGTCATCAAGTTGCTCAATGCCAAGGGCATAAGCAGCCTCATCTGCAAGAGCATGAGCATCTGTGCTGCTGGTGCGCCCGGTGTAAGGCCGCGCCCAGTGCAAGCCTTCCAGGTTGGATTCTTCCAGCCGCGCCCCGTTCTCGCTGACTTGAACCGTCCAGCGGATGGGCTGCGAGTAGTTGTAAAACCCGGTGGGCGGAAGCTTCTCCCTGAATTCGGCGTCGCCTGCCAGATTGACCAGGGCGTCAAGCATGGCGACCCTCCAGCGCGTCCACTTTGGCGTAAGGGTTGCTGATTTCCGTTACCACGTCTACCCAGCCACCTTTCAGGGTGGCATTGAAGTACACCGCTTCCATATAGCCGTCTACTAGACTCCATTTTTTGCCGTCGTGCCGCTTGAACTGCATTTCCTTGCGGGTTTTGCTGGGGACAAAGGCAATGTCCAGCAGCATGTTGCCAAGGTTCTGGTTCAGCGAGTTGTCGGGCTTCTCATCCAGCGCCGCCGCTTCAAACTCCGCGCTGAATTCGCGGGTTCCCAGGTAAGGTTGGTGGCGGCATTGCCCAGCCACAGCCCGGCGCATAAAGCATTCGGTGTGCTTCACTTGCAGGTTCACGCCATTAGCCCGGGCAAAAGCATGAGGCTGCACCACGATGTCAGCATGAATGAGGTACTCCACGTCCTTGAGGAGCAGGCTGGAACGCTGCTGCCTGTCGTCTTCAACGTAAATAGGGGTTTTCCCCTGCCTGTTGCTGAGTTCGTTGCGGAGCACGGTGGTCGTGGTGCCTAGTTTCACCACCCCGATGCGCCGGATTCGGTACTTGATTTCTGGCTTCCAGTACACCGCTTCGAGTGCTCCGCGTGCCGCGCTAGGCGTGATAATTGGATAAGTCACGCGCTCGACTTTGAATTCCGGTCTACTGAACAGGGCGTAGTTGCCCCGCACGCGCAGGCTGACCGACGGGTCTTTCATAGGGTTTCCTCCTTAAGTAGACACAGTGTAAAATTAAAAATTTTTTAGAGCACATTTCCCCCATCCGGGATGTAAATCAGGTCAGCGGGGTCGCGGTCTATCGGCAGACCGACCAGCGGGTCGTATTGGCCCACCGCTTCAAACAGGTACACACCCTCTTCCAGTTCCCGGATGGCCCCGCCCTTTGCCAGCTGCCGGGCCTCGTGCGTATAGATGCTGACCACGTAGGGTTGTAGCGCCCGCCAACTTTTGCGGCTGGGAAAGTGCTGCCACTGTATCAGCGCCTTCAGGTAATCGCCGTAAGGAACGATGATGCTTACCGTGTCGTCCCTAATCAGACGGTAGGTTTCGGCCACCTTCCTGAATTCCAGTTCGCGGCGC
This genomic window from Deinococcus wulumuqiensis R12 contains:
- a CDS encoding type I-C CRISPR-associated protein Cas8c/Csd1, which gives rise to MLDALVNLAGDAEFREKLPPTGFYNYSQPIRWTVQVSENGARLEESNLEGLHWARPYTGRTSSTDAHALADEAAYALGIEQLDDKGGKATKVLTEKHPNFLQLLDKMADAPEIGSELRTAILQVKKAIKERWLESDTRFKEVMAKDWVAFELTYGPLAGQRLFKLPEAKAFWVTEAQERVAVRDSEKNIVMGECAVCGQNKPLIGRIPVGVRIVKSPRPIHSYNQTAFLSGRGEFKKRVKGEDVRVAHINLCFECADVATQVLNTLAQDKKSRRVLVKDEDQPESLTNQVALFWIEKGGATLPEAEFDFASAFGDLLKPVATSDDDDLSAEGEEKPKAKKGRKAVADAPKPQARLSQLANFLNIQRRAADHFTNIDGAKFALAVFSPNVGRTALREWLYKDLDKVIPHARLYLNATRINDAWGKPGEPQSINALMEALDSKNANLTRHLIRTAYEGALPPQEMLVLAVQRFRTLLVSGEESEPRKEFLRRTHLHSLASAMKLALFHYQIRDLPGGKTYMVGLENLETNSAYLCGRLLALLEEAQQVYTFRQHGNRLKTPITQRSFGAAMVSPSNAFPRLVALATTAHMPKAGKHLTVALEELVDQIVSVGGYPSSLNIQEQGKFGLGYWHQRGELRKHRQPDGQAEDGQGQSSGGEE
- the cas5c gene encoding type I-C CRISPR-associated protein Cas5c, with the protein product MKDPSVSLRVRGNYALFSRPEFKVERVTYPIITPSAARGALEAVYWKPEIKYRIRRIGVVKLGTTTTVLRNELSNRQGKTPIYVEDDRQQRSSLLLKDVEYLIHADIVVQPHAFARANGVNLQVKHTECFMRRAVAGQCRHQPYLGTREFSAEFEAAALDEKPDNSLNQNLGNMLLDIAFVPSKTRKEMQFKRHDGKKWSLVDGYMEAVYFNATLKGGWVDVVTEISNPYAKVDALEGRHA